From a single Canis aureus isolate CA01 chromosome 5, VMU_Caureus_v.1.0, whole genome shotgun sequence genomic region:
- the AUNIP gene encoding aurora kinase A- and ninein-interacting protein — MRRRGPEEEACGVWLDAAALKRRRVQTHLMKPSTQMLKLFSGEKKAKISLTQRIPPTGIRQTSIASFFTLQPGKTNGGDQRRVSSHTESQTNKESKKDATHLDHLIQGLEDDCMAPPLATSTPADTQEAELSSRSLQASGHHRMGTAFLTALSLPQPDTLVCAGKNKASFSCSLAQNLEHSHLLDQKEGEKDPSWKREWLHGSNKKNYQDVQRHVQPPGGKGLQLLDKTKLEKVSAKETTQTPILFQNYRDSWNGEDTDSGKQSPYPVSVFSWDSEKNDKDSWSQLFTEDSQGQRVIAHKSRAPFRDITNNQDRGLGQFPNSSWAQCQEKPTQLNLQPDLLFTQDSEGNQVIRHQI; from the exons ACACATTTAATGAAGCCAAGCACCCAAATGCTAAAACTCTTTTCTGGAGAGAAAAAGGCTAAGATTTCTTTAACTCAAAGAATTCCACCTACAGGCATTCGGCAGACCAGCATTGCTTCCTTCTTCACCTTGCAGCCAG GAAAGACAAATGGTGGTGACCAGAGGAGAGTTTCATCTCATACAGAGAGTCAGACCAACAAAGAATCTAAGAAAGATGCAACCCATCTAGATCATCTGATCCAgggcttggaggatgattgcatGGCACCCCCATTAGCCACTTCAACCCCTGCAGATACCCAGGAAGCTGAACTTTCTTCTCGGTCCCTCCAGGCTTCTGGCCACCACAGAATGGGAACTGCATTTTTGACTGCGCTGTCTTTGCCCCAGCCTGATACCTTAGTCTGTGCTGGGAAGAATAAAGCCTCATTCTCTTGTTCCCTCGCTCAGAACTTGGAACATTCTCACTTGCTGGAccaaaaggaaggagagaaagaccCTTCCTGGAAAAGGGAATGGCTTCATGGATCTAATAAAAAGAACTATCAGGATGTGCAGAGACATGTTCAACCACCTGGGGGCAAGGGCCTTCAGCTATTGGACAAGACCAAATTAGAAAAGGTGTCTGCCAAAGAAAccacccaaacccccatcctctTTCAAAACTACAGGGATTCCTGGAATGGAGAAGACACAGATTCTGGGAAACAAAGCCCTTATCCCGTCTCTGTGTTTTCCTGGGACAGTGAAAAGAATGACAAGGACTCCTGGAGTCAGCTTTTCACTGAGGATTCTCAGGGCCAGCGGGTCATTGCCCACAAGTCTAGAGCTCCTTTCCGAGATATAACTAACAACCAGGATCGGGGCTTAGGGCAGTTTCCTAACAGCTCTTGGGCTCAGTGCCAGGAGAAGCCCACTCAGTTAAATCTCCAGCCTGATTTGCTCTTTACCCAGGACTCTGAAGGTAATCAAGTTATCAGGCACCAAAtctaa